A window from Salvia miltiorrhiza cultivar Shanhuang (shh) chromosome 2, IMPLAD_Smil_shh, whole genome shotgun sequence encodes these proteins:
- the LOC131009677 gene encoding uncharacterized protein LOC131009677 — MGNRSIINVIDFICSDQFTIFLHDEGENEGDRHKVVDDNVEQNVGGDNEWSGDDDVDYYPSESEEIDDELIDIELSNDNDDDDVEDRRNKKDFEGDVHSSESDEDAESGYLKADILQRYATEVHKDRVYKAKAIAIELLRGSVEEHYASLRRYIAELRKVDRGGRYELLLGDAAVFKGLYMGFSSLVKDLYLGGILMCAVGKDGNNQIFPIAWAIVEVENEQCWTWFLKCLIEDLGIADGAGWTFISDQQKGLLNAVNTLTPFAEHKNCACDVYMNWNKLHKGQTLKNLLWKYVRSTYVEEYKSMLEDMKAESRAAYEDFIERDIKKFCKAFVVELLER; from the exons ATGGGGAACAG GTCGATTATTAATGTGATTGATTTTATTTGCAGTGATCAATTCACCATCTTTTTACACGACGAAG GGGAAAATGAGGGGGATAGGCATAAGGTTGTTGATGATAATGTTGAGCAAAATGTGGGTGGAGATAATGAGTGGAGTGGTGATGATGATGTGGATTATTATCCATCTGAAAGTGAGGAAATTGATGATGAGCTAATTGATATTGAATTATCTAATGATAATGATGACGATGATGTAGAAGATAGGAGAAATAAGAAAG ATTTTGAGGGTGATGTGCATTCATCTGAAAGTGATGAGGATGCAGAGTCAGGCT ATTTAAAAGCAGATATCCTACAGAGATATGCAACTGAAGTCCACAAAGATAGAGTTTACAAAGCTAAGGCCATTGCCATAGAGCTCTTAAGAGGGTCAGTAGAAGAACATTATGCCTCACTAAGGAGATATATAGCAGAATTAAGAAAGGTTGATAGAGGTGGAAGATATGAGTTGCTTTTGGGTGATGCGGCTGTTTTCAAGGGACTCTACATGGGTTTCAGCTCACTGGTGAAAG ACTTATACTTGGGTGGAATTTTGATGTGTGCTGTTGGCAAGGATGGAAACAACCAAATATTTCCAATTGCTTGGGCTATAGTTGAGGTAGAGAATGAGCAATGTTGGACATGGTTTCTAAAGTGTCTCATTGAGGATCTTGGGATAGCAGATGGGGCAGGATGGACATTTATTAGTGACCAACAGAAG GGGCTTCTAAATGCAGTCAATACTTTGACGCCATTTGCAGAGCACAAAAATTGTGCATGCGATGTGTACATGAATTGGAATAAGCTACACAAGGGACAAACATTGAAAAATCTTTTATGGAAATATGTTAGAAGCACCTATGTGGAGGAATATAAATCAATGCTTGAAGATATGAAGGCAGAAAGCCGAGCTGCTTACGAAGACTTCATTGAGAGAGATATAAAGAAATTTTGTAAGGCTTTTGTTGTGGAATTGCTTGAAAGATGA